One Palaemon carinicauda isolate YSFRI2023 chromosome 4, ASM3689809v2, whole genome shotgun sequence DNA segment encodes these proteins:
- the LOC137639291 gene encoding uncharacterized protein, which translates to MAPPDISKWVQVEEGFATKWQYPNVIGAIDGKHVVITKPKNSGSLYFNYKKEFSIVLMALVDADCKFIIVDIGAHGKNSDGAIFRDSKLSKSLLSNTLNIPPPKALPNTNIVLPHVVVGDEAFPLNKNIMRPYPRSQLANNEANKIYNYRHSRARRVSENAFGILTKKFRIFSQKLQITPDHVDAVVLATTCLHNFLRDDTHLWGPGELEEKEIPKGIQSICGVGGNAMREAFDIRDSFKNYFISPQGNVPWQNEMINRHAEARWYTLKYVEVVEKFCACSKFLNVCQRMAIRPVYAGHK; encoded by the exons ATGGCACCACCCGACATCTCGAAATGGGTACAAGTAGAAGAAGGTTTTGCAACCAAATGGCAGTATCCAAACGTAATAGGTGCTATAGATGGCAAACATGTAGtgataacaaaaccaaaaaatagTGGCTCACTTTATTTCAATTACAAGAAAGAATTCAGCATTGTGCTGATGGCGCTAGTAGATGCTGATTGTAAGTTCATCATAGTAGATATTGGAGCCCATGGGAAAAATAGCGATGGTGCCATCTTTAGAGACTCAAAATTAAGTAAAAGTTTGTTATCTAATACATTGAATATTCCGCCACCTAAAGCGTTACCTAACACAAATATTGTACTCCCTCATGTTGTGGTCGGAGACGAAGCCTTCCCACTAAATAAGAATATAATGCGGCCTTATCCAAGATCTCAGTTGGCTAATAATgaagcaaataaaatatataactacCGACATTCCAGAGCTAGACGTGTCTCTGAAAATGCATTTGGCATCTTAACAAAAAAGTTTAGAATTTTTAGTCAGAAACTACAGATAACACCAGACCATGTTGATGCTGTTGTTTTAGCAACCACGTGTTTGCACAATTTTCTACGAGATGATACACATCTTTGGGGCCCAGGTGAGCTTGAGGAAAAAGAAATACCTAAGGGAATTCAATCAATTTGTGGCGTGGGAGGCAATGCTATGCGTGAGGCATTCGACATTAGGGATAGCTTTAAAAACTATTTCATTTCACCTCAAGGTAATGTACCATGGCAGAATGAAATGATAAACAGA CACGCTGAAGCACGTTGGTATACGTTGAAGTACGTCGAGGTCGTCGAAAAATTTTGTGCATGCTCAAAATTTCTCAACGTATGTCAGCGTATGGCTATACGTCCCGTATACGCAGGCCATAAGTAA